A window of the Euzebya pacifica genome harbors these coding sequences:
- a CDS encoding GGDEF domain-containing protein, with product MALDPPSGQLGDTSVIIDLASPTDLPSIDPLMNVDEATHLVVDFLTDHVGPYGWTVSRSADDGRVHLRARDDAVATDAESRATVLRPHGPLLDLLGSMLSTVLSCDLARLEEARLRGRAEMAADTDVLTGLLNRRGWARALEAEEGRYRRLGDPAVVILVDLDHLKEVNDGLGHVAGDVVIQSAAQIIEDCTRPYDYVARLGGDEFAVLAVDVTESQAQDMVDRMRVALAQVDVAASVGHAPYTPEGGFTAAVTAADRSMYAEKRRRRATHG from the coding sequence ATGGCCCTGGATCCCCCGAGCGGGCAGCTCGGCGACACCAGCGTGATCATCGACCTGGCGTCGCCAACGGATCTGCCCAGCATCGACCCGTTGATGAACGTCGACGAGGCAACCCATCTGGTCGTGGATTTCCTCACCGACCACGTCGGGCCGTACGGCTGGACGGTCTCTCGATCCGCTGACGACGGACGCGTCCACCTCCGGGCACGCGACGACGCCGTTGCGACGGACGCCGAGTCCCGAGCCACGGTCCTGCGCCCGCACGGCCCGCTGCTGGACCTCCTCGGCAGCATGCTGTCGACCGTCCTCTCCTGCGACTTGGCGAGGCTCGAGGAGGCACGCCTGCGAGGACGTGCCGAGATGGCCGCCGACACCGACGTGCTGACCGGACTGCTCAACCGACGGGGATGGGCACGGGCACTGGAGGCAGAGGAGGGACGCTACCGACGGCTCGGCGATCCGGCCGTGGTGATCCTCGTCGACCTCGACCACCTCAAGGAGGTCAACGACGGGCTCGGCCACGTCGCCGGCGACGTCGTCATCCAGAGCGCAGCACAGATCATCGAGGACTGCACCCGGCCCTACGACTACGTGGCCCGCCTGGGTGGCGACGAGTTCGCCGTCCTCGCCGTCGACGTCACCGAGTCGCAGGCACAGGACATGGTCGACCGGATGCGGGTGGCCCTCGCCCAGGTCGACGTTGCCGCGTCGGTCGGCCATGCCCCCTACACCCCCGAGGGCGGGTTCACCGCGGCGGTCACTGCCGCTGACCGGTCGATGTACGCGGAGAAGCGGCGCCGCAGGGCCACCCACGGCTGA
- a CDS encoding class I SAM-dependent methyltransferase: MPHRPDSRFRTGPQVAGLYDRLAPLYDRLAAPYDWIGGRRLQRDLIDALDLRAGDTVVDLGTGSGWNLVSLARAVGPTGRVVGYDISAGMLERAHERVREEGLANVELRRSDSREVDVPSDTAAVISAFSMEMVPDHDDVIARLVDQLHPGTRIGLVGLREPSGWPEWLIRLVTSINAPFGVGPEYREVQPWTSIQGHLVGVDYREAMAGTVYSAIGRVPGPTTPDRP; encoded by the coding sequence GTGCCTCATCGTCCCGACTCTCGCTTCAGGACCGGCCCCCAGGTCGCTGGCCTGTACGACCGGCTCGCACCGCTGTACGACCGGCTGGCCGCTCCGTACGACTGGATCGGCGGGCGGCGGCTGCAGCGCGACCTGATCGACGCGCTCGACCTGCGTGCAGGCGACACCGTGGTGGACCTCGGGACGGGCAGCGGCTGGAACCTCGTCTCGCTCGCCCGCGCCGTGGGACCGACTGGGCGCGTCGTGGGGTACGACATCTCCGCGGGCATGCTCGAGCGAGCCCACGAGCGGGTACGGGAGGAGGGGCTGGCCAACGTCGAGCTGCGCCGGTCGGACTCCCGCGAGGTGGACGTGCCGTCGGACACCGCAGCCGTCATCTCTGCCTTCTCCATGGAGATGGTCCCCGACCACGACGACGTCATCGCCCGGCTCGTCGACCAGCTCCACCCGGGGACCCGCATCGGCCTCGTGGGGCTGCGCGAACCCTCCGGCTGGCCGGAGTGGTTGATCCGCCTCGTCACCTCGATCAACGCCCCGTTCGGCGTGGGACCGGAGTACCGCGAGGTCCAGCCCTGGACCTCCATCCAGGGACACCTCGTCGGGGTCGACTACCGCGAGGCCATGGCCGGCACCGTCTACTCCGCGATCGGACGCGTGCCCGGACCGACCACACCCGACAGGCCGTGA
- a CDS encoding helix-turn-helix transcriptional regulator, whose product MPMFVGRAHELELAQDGLRHAGRVVLIHGPGGIGKTRLLREALDGLEGGLTLHGRANQLDAELAFAPLIDAITHHLDGCTPAGQLELLEGLDDLGELLPGYGLPAPPVDAQADRDRIRRTRRLDALRRLVSRLDGTPVRLVIDDAHWADDSTLGALAHLSRSLGDGPLTIALTFRDADAGPLLRTTLTTLRRAARVVDLGLGPVDEDAVAAILSTHLDAPPAPSLTQLVRDRAAGNTLAVTSLARHLRDEGLVRPGVDGRLGLVPGTEPGVPAEITDMLAARRDRVSDPAGDVLGALGAADAPTTLDVLAEVTGHPLEVVEDAVDELVAAALAEEDGRNGTVAAAHPLIGEAAYEALGERRRARLHAAFVAVLERAGEVTDVPTGGKELGRLARHHRLAGRRTDPGRAIDVLGAAAVVALRRYAPREALLHAQAAVDIARRSAARPLPPLLGQLGVVWRRLNEDETADAVIRSAIDMVDEDEQPELAVELLAQRATVLYYMARPEESMACLERATAIDPAGAVEAGVPWRKAHLAFSFGISDALQAVAAEVLDGTDPLVTDLIRAMAAQDRGDFDTAVELATPLADSGEDTLLQGMLLLPLRASMVLIQVSAFRGSSDTIRARIASVDAYAEAVQTPAVRWRVVLSQLLLAHLTGHDETVEEHLRVLGSYGRARAETMRGYRAITALPLAWRGDSAALVSRSDDPSLPPADADTCLNDLKAIAAARRGEDDPSVDLRMAAHGHSVMPPLNRAARALLAVHRGDTGRATEEIARLRAMGGPDTVPGVLADLATIHLDAVHPDVDPAALAARGADAADRVAALDLKRLEAWVARAVAQLLVDRDASAAVPLAHRAVDIATDLGDRLDVDAAQAVLRAAGVRRSHHRRSAGPLTARQQEIAQLVAEGLTNADIAERLFVSVRTVTTHLDHVYQRLGISSRHALAVRVRDHDLEVDRIGTTADEVT is encoded by the coding sequence ATGCCGATGTTCGTCGGGCGGGCACACGAGCTCGAGCTGGCGCAGGACGGGCTGCGCCACGCCGGCCGCGTCGTGCTGATCCACGGGCCGGGCGGCATCGGCAAGACGAGGCTGCTCCGCGAGGCGCTCGACGGCCTCGAGGGCGGCCTGACCCTGCACGGGCGGGCGAACCAGCTCGACGCCGAGCTGGCGTTCGCCCCGTTGATCGACGCGATCACCCACCACCTGGACGGCTGCACGCCGGCAGGACAGCTCGAGCTGCTGGAGGGACTCGACGACCTCGGTGAGTTGCTGCCCGGATACGGCCTCCCGGCCCCACCGGTCGACGCGCAGGCGGACCGGGACCGGATCCGACGGACCCGCCGCCTCGACGCCCTGCGACGGCTCGTCAGCCGGCTCGACGGCACCCCGGTCCGGCTGGTCATCGACGACGCGCACTGGGCCGACGACAGCACGCTCGGCGCGCTGGCCCACCTGTCGAGATCGCTCGGCGACGGTCCCCTGACGATCGCCCTCACCTTCCGGGATGCCGATGCCGGGCCCCTGCTGCGGACCACCCTGACGACGCTGCGACGAGCCGCGAGGGTCGTCGACCTCGGCCTGGGCCCGGTCGACGAGGACGCCGTCGCCGCGATCCTCTCCACCCATCTCGACGCCCCACCCGCGCCGTCCCTCACCCAGCTCGTACGGGACCGCGCCGCCGGCAACACCCTGGCCGTCACCTCCCTCGCCCGGCACCTGCGCGACGAGGGGCTGGTCCGCCCCGGGGTCGACGGCCGGCTCGGCCTGGTCCCCGGGACCGAACCGGGCGTGCCGGCGGAGATCACCGACATGCTGGCCGCCCGCCGCGACCGCGTGTCCGACCCTGCCGGTGACGTCCTGGGCGCGCTCGGGGCTGCAGACGCGCCGACCACGCTCGACGTGCTCGCCGAGGTCACCGGCCACCCGCTGGAGGTGGTCGAGGACGCGGTGGACGAGCTCGTCGCCGCAGCCCTGGCGGAGGAGGACGGCCGCAACGGCACCGTCGCGGCGGCGCATCCCCTGATCGGCGAGGCCGCCTACGAGGCCCTGGGCGAACGTCGTCGTGCCCGGTTGCATGCCGCCTTCGTCGCGGTCCTCGAACGCGCCGGCGAGGTCACGGACGTGCCCACCGGCGGGAAGGAGCTCGGACGGCTGGCCCGCCACCATCGCCTCGCCGGCCGACGCACCGACCCCGGACGCGCGATCGACGTGCTCGGCGCCGCCGCAGTCGTCGCCCTCCGCCGGTACGCACCCCGAGAGGCGCTGCTGCACGCCCAGGCCGCCGTCGACATCGCCCGCCGCTCGGCCGCGCGACCGCTGCCACCCCTCCTCGGCCAGCTCGGGGTGGTGTGGCGTCGCCTCAACGAGGACGAGACCGCCGATGCGGTGATCCGCAGCGCCATCGACATGGTCGACGAGGACGAGCAGCCCGAGCTGGCCGTCGAGCTGCTCGCCCAGCGCGCGACGGTGCTGTACTACATGGCACGCCCGGAGGAGTCGATGGCGTGCCTGGAGCGGGCCACTGCCATCGATCCCGCGGGAGCAGTTGAGGCCGGGGTTCCGTGGCGCAAGGCCCACCTCGCCTTCAGCTTCGGCATCAGCGATGCCCTCCAGGCGGTGGCAGCGGAGGTCCTCGACGGGACCGATCCGCTCGTGACGGACCTGATCCGGGCGATGGCAGCCCAGGACCGCGGCGACTTCGACACGGCCGTCGAGCTGGCGACGCCCCTTGCCGACAGCGGCGAGGACACGCTGCTGCAGGGGATGTTGTTGCTGCCGCTGCGCGCGTCGATGGTGCTGATCCAGGTCTCGGCGTTCCGCGGTTCGTCGGACACGATCAGGGCTCGTATCGCGAGCGTGGATGCCTACGCCGAGGCAGTGCAGACACCGGCGGTGCGGTGGCGAGTCGTGCTCTCGCAGCTGCTGCTCGCCCACCTCACCGGGCACGACGAGACGGTCGAGGAGCACCTTCGCGTCCTCGGCTCCTACGGTCGAGCCCGTGCCGAGACCATGCGTGGGTACCGGGCGATCACCGCGCTGCCGCTCGCGTGGAGGGGGGACAGCGCTGCCCTGGTGTCGCGTTCCGATGACCCGAGCCTGCCGCCGGCAGATGCGGACACGTGCCTCAACGACCTGAAGGCCATCGCCGCAGCGCGTCGCGGCGAGGACGACCCGTCGGTCGACCTGCGCATGGCGGCACACGGGCACTCGGTCATGCCACCCCTCAACCGAGCCGCCCGCGCGCTGCTCGCCGTCCACAGGGGTGACACGGGACGAGCCACCGAGGAGATCGCCCGGCTGCGCGCCATGGGTGGGCCCGACACGGTCCCCGGCGTCCTGGCGGACCTCGCGACCATCCACCTCGACGCCGTGCACCCCGACGTCGACCCGGCGGCGCTCGCCGCCAGGGGCGCCGACGCCGCGGACCGGGTGGCAGCCCTCGACCTGAAGCGGCTCGAGGCATGGGTCGCCCGCGCCGTGGCGCAGCTACTGGTCGACCGGGACGCGTCGGCCGCCGTTCCGCTCGCCCACCGGGCCGTCGACATCGCCACCGACCTCGGTGATCGGCTCGACGTCGACGCCGCCCAGGCGGTGCTGCGCGCGGCGGGTGTGCGGCGGTCGCATCACCGTCGCTCCGCCGGTCCGTTGACGGCCCGCCAGCAGGAGATCGCCCAGCTCGTCGCCGAGGGGCTGACCAACGCCGACATCGCCGAGCGGCTGTTCGTCAGCGTGCGCACCGTGACCACCCACCTCGACCACGTCTACCAGCGGCTGGGGATCTCCTCGCGCCACGCCCTGGCAGTCCGCGTGCGCGACCACGACCTCGAGGTCGACCGGATCGGCACGACCGCCGACGAGGTTACGTAG
- a CDS encoding alpha/beta hydrolase, producing the protein MPMIPPTAGAPWSTELAGRLDTHLVDSAALRGNALGDPHVRPLLVYVPPGADGPLPVVYQLQGFTGQVDMWANRAPFRPTYLERLDALFADPDVPRALVVHVDAWTSVGGSQFLDSPGTGRYSTYLAEDIVGFVDAHYDTLADRDHRALTGKSSGGYGAMVNCMLHPDVFGAFATHAGDAGFELAYLHDEAAGARALRDSYDGSWQAFLEDFRSRPALSKASDASLLESYAMACCYSADPDGTVNHPVDPSTGLLDEDVWARWQAWDPVRMAPGHADALRSMRAIWIDAGRRDEWFLDLGAQAFATACETAGATVSHFELFDASHMGIEYRYPLSIRHLAEAMA; encoded by the coding sequence ATGCCGATGATCCCGCCCACCGCCGGCGCGCCCTGGTCCACCGAGCTGGCCGGCCGCCTGGACACCCACCTGGTCGACAGCGCAGCCCTCCGGGGCAACGCCCTCGGCGACCCGCACGTCAGGCCGCTGCTCGTGTACGTGCCGCCCGGCGCCGACGGGCCACTACCGGTCGTCTACCAGCTGCAGGGGTTCACCGGGCAGGTCGACATGTGGGCCAACCGTGCCCCGTTCCGACCGACCTACCTCGAACGGCTCGACGCGTTGTTCGCCGACCCCGATGTGCCCCGCGCGCTGGTCGTGCACGTCGACGCGTGGACCTCCGTCGGGGGCAGCCAGTTCCTCGACTCACCGGGAACGGGGCGCTACTCCACCTACCTGGCAGAGGACATCGTCGGGTTCGTCGACGCCCACTACGACACCCTCGCCGACCGCGACCACCGGGCGCTGACCGGCAAGTCCTCCGGCGGGTACGGCGCGATGGTCAACTGCATGCTGCACCCCGACGTGTTCGGCGCGTTCGCCACCCACGCGGGCGACGCCGGGTTCGAGCTGGCCTACCTGCACGACGAGGCCGCGGGCGCCCGGGCACTCCGTGACAGCTACGACGGGTCGTGGCAGGCGTTCCTCGAGGACTTCCGCAGCCGGCCGGCCCTGTCGAAGGCCTCCGATGCCTCCCTCCTGGAGTCCTACGCGATGGCGTGCTGCTACAGCGCCGACCCCGACGGCACCGTCAACCACCCGGTCGATCCGTCCACGGGCCTCCTCGACGAGGACGTGTGGGCACGCTGGCAGGCGTGGGACCCGGTCAGGATGGCACCCGGCCACGCCGACGCGCTGCGATCCATGCGCGCGATCTGGATCGACGCCGGTCGACGCGACGAATGGTTCCTCGACCTCGGCGCCCAGGCGTTCGCGACGGCCTGCGAAACCGCGGGGGCGACGGTCAGCCACTTCGAGCTGTTCGATGCCTCCCACATGGGCATCGAGTACCGCTACCCCCTGTCGATCCGTCACCTCGCCGAGGCGATGGCGTAG
- a CDS encoding arsenate reductase family protein produces MEIWHNPRCSKSRQAKGLLEDAGVTFTERRYLEDVPSAERLAEVVGMLGLAPRELVRTADAKTLGLQMDGLDDDAVIALMAANPRIIERPVVISDDGRAVVGRPPERITELLGS; encoded by the coding sequence ATGGAGATCTGGCACAACCCGAGGTGCAGCAAGAGCCGGCAGGCCAAGGGCCTGCTGGAGGACGCCGGCGTCACGTTCACCGAACGCCGCTACCTGGAGGACGTGCCGAGCGCCGAGCGGCTCGCCGAGGTCGTCGGGATGCTCGGCCTTGCCCCGCGGGAGCTGGTCCGGACGGCCGATGCGAAGACGCTCGGCCTGCAGATGGATGGCCTGGACGACGACGCCGTCATCGCGCTGATGGCCGCCAACCCCCGCATCATCGAACGGCCGGTCGTGATCAGCGACGACGGCCGGGCGGTCGTCGGTCGCCCACCCGAGCGGATCACCGAGCTGCTGGGATCCTGA
- a CDS encoding PQQ-binding-like beta-propeller repeat protein translates to MFRPDQLGLPGQLPPGLPEARPAPQTPVPGDTTRWAWGLLAVGLIAALGVGGALFLLRADSNPDVVAGAVPATSTIPAAAPATPVAPTATPGPDATATPAAATAATPAEPPTPGATPSPPAGVPAASGVPTSDQPPFVPEEEGYLLSDSGGQERLPAPVASAPSPAWTTALPGDVVGVTGDEDLVVVAVDTDTGGRLDAVELDTGESRWSAPFAGGLSAPVVTGETVVVVQRTEGADARVVGLDRQAGKEVWSTTTPDNGGLFAVLLDDGGVLLGDVDRVDRLDPLTGELSALLSGELVRRGSDAVAAYTDGTVRVAELADGTPRDERFVGPIGEDGDFVFTDERVVVFDGETIWSINTVGQREWDFTPTEDAAQVRHMVLIPGGTLLASFAGGDGTVALDVETGAVRWRSPVPVDLTGAFDGVLRGVGAPSPVQLLDLLDGSGVGSFLDLGASGTPFANGLYYAVTDEGLTAYGMADGQPVWAVAADGLLDRHAIPGGIVLTNADGTLTLLR, encoded by the coding sequence GTGTTCCGTCCCGACCAGCTCGGGCTTCCCGGCCAGCTGCCGCCCGGACTGCCGGAGGCAAGGCCTGCGCCGCAGACTCCTGTCCCCGGCGACACGACACGCTGGGCGTGGGGGCTGCTGGCGGTCGGACTGATCGCTGCCCTCGGGGTCGGCGGGGCGCTGTTCCTCCTGCGCGCCGACTCCAACCCGGACGTGGTGGCCGGCGCGGTACCTGCCACATCGACGATCCCCGCAGCCGCGCCCGCCACCCCCGTTGCGCCGACCGCAACGCCCGGCCCCGACGCGACCGCCACACCCGCCGCCGCGACGGCAGCCACGCCGGCGGAACCACCGACCCCCGGGGCCACGCCGTCGCCACCAGCGGGGGTACCGGCCGCCAGCGGCGTTCCGACGTCCGACCAACCACCGTTCGTGCCGGAGGAGGAGGGGTACCTGCTGTCCGACAGCGGTGGCCAGGAACGCCTTCCCGCCCCCGTCGCCAGCGCACCGTCACCGGCGTGGACGACCGCACTCCCCGGCGACGTCGTCGGCGTCACGGGTGACGAGGACCTGGTGGTGGTCGCGGTCGACACCGATACCGGTGGCCGGCTGGACGCCGTCGAGCTCGACACGGGCGAGTCCAGGTGGTCGGCCCCGTTCGCGGGCGGCCTGTCCGCCCCGGTCGTGACGGGCGAGACGGTTGTCGTCGTGCAGCGGACGGAGGGTGCGGACGCGCGGGTCGTGGGGCTGGACCGCCAGGCCGGCAAGGAGGTCTGGTCGACCACGACGCCCGACAACGGCGGCCTGTTCGCCGTCCTGCTGGACGACGGCGGGGTCCTGCTGGGCGACGTCGACAGGGTCGACCGCCTCGACCCGCTCACCGGCGAGCTGAGCGCCCTCCTCAGCGGCGAGCTCGTGCGCAGGGGGTCCGATGCGGTGGCCGCGTACACCGACGGGACGGTCCGGGTGGCCGAGCTGGCCGACGGCACGCCGCGCGACGAGCGGTTCGTCGGACCCATCGGTGAGGACGGCGACTTCGTCTTCACCGACGAGCGGGTCGTGGTCTTCGACGGCGAGACCATCTGGTCCATCAACACCGTCGGGCAGCGCGAATGGGACTTCACCCCCACCGAAGACGCAGCGCAGGTCCGGCACATGGTCCTGATCCCCGGAGGCACGCTGCTGGCCAGCTTCGCGGGCGGCGACGGCACCGTGGCCCTGGACGTCGAGACCGGCGCGGTGCGCTGGCGCAGCCCCGTTCCCGTCGACCTGACCGGAGCCTTCGACGGCGTGCTGCGTGGCGTCGGGGCGCCCTCGCCGGTCCAGCTGCTCGACCTGCTCGACGGCAGCGGCGTCGGCTCGTTCCTCGACCTCGGCGCGTCGGGCACCCCGTTCGCCAACGGGCTGTACTACGCCGTCACCGACGAGGGACTCACCGCGTACGGGATGGCCGACGGTCAGCCCGTCTGGGCGGTCGCGGCCGACGGCCTGCTCGACCGCCACGCCATCCCCGGCGGGATCGTCCTCACCAACGCCGACGGCACCCTCACGCTGTTGCGCTGA
- a CDS encoding PEP-utilizing enzyme: protein MADVIDLTDHTPAPGDRDLLGGKALHLAELHAAELPVPRAVTVPADHPEPDAAAAQAHATLDAARYAVRSSSPAEDGGATSGAGRYESLLRIAPDALGRAIATVRDAEGDGPIPVIVMPFVELAAGGVAFSTDPLHGGPDRVIHAVIGHHAAVTDGLDPGVAHRVGPDGGVTVDGDRVLTDGQAERIASLTDQCAALLGTGVDVEFGVRDGGGDVVVLQARPLTSFPVWAAPPGVWVHDGAYSSSPVPPLLAPRLHALRTRVFGEGLAEAGALMTRLEHRCIGGHAYSQMSFAGAPEDARGGPPPAIVMGILARVHPELRRRARAAHAFLRDDAVTRHERELVAYDWEEAAAELADLASPSRLAADAAASLTRIVALLDELFELHYRWVLRVSTQRVGAAGRALERSGMSRTRSQRIVSGPLRAGTDTGRQARLMRDLARTMATDPAAVDAVRTVGAGPDVDTRAAEVLAHLADRPGELGRAVTQLLQAARVQSMGIDVDARTLGERPAALVEVLVGLLDGGDDPQESEADRQGAADRLLADAPAWTHDGIRAAWEQHHQRDRQGMALCAAIGAMRMAALHVGESLVSSGQLETSEQALCLTTEELVAAVVPAGGTPTIPEAVAEAARERDATLRRLTRLTPPAVIGATTPPEGGPPDLRFAPRALRVVNERIAWTVEAMFGGRTPPADRTPEGHVHHGVPASVGVVEGTARIVADHRDVVVLEDGEILVCPYTRPVWTAVLQRCGGVVTTHGGPLSHAAIVARELGIPAVCGVGDALTAIHDGDRLRVDGEAGTVTVLDG from the coding sequence ATGGCTGACGTCATCGACCTGACCGATCACACTCCCGCCCCCGGGGACCGCGACCTGCTCGGCGGCAAGGCGCTGCACCTGGCCGAGCTCCATGCCGCCGAGCTGCCCGTCCCCCGCGCCGTCACCGTGCCCGCCGACCATCCCGAACCCGACGCCGCTGCCGCACAGGCCCATGCGACGCTGGACGCCGCCCGGTACGCGGTGCGATCCTCCTCACCCGCCGAGGACGGGGGTGCCACCTCCGGGGCCGGCCGGTACGAGAGCCTGCTGCGGATCGCCCCCGACGCCCTAGGGAGGGCCATCGCCACGGTCCGCGACGCCGAGGGCGACGGCCCGATCCCGGTGATCGTCATGCCCTTCGTCGAGCTCGCCGCCGGGGGCGTGGCGTTCTCCACCGACCCGCTGCACGGCGGACCGGACCGCGTTATCCACGCCGTCATCGGCCATCACGCCGCGGTCACCGACGGGCTCGACCCGGGCGTCGCCCACCGCGTGGGTCCCGACGGTGGGGTCACCGTGGACGGCGACCGGGTGCTGACCGACGGCCAGGCGGAACGCATCGCGTCGCTGACCGACCAGTGCGCCGCGCTGCTCGGCACCGGGGTCGACGTGGAGTTCGGCGTGCGCGACGGGGGTGGTGACGTCGTGGTGCTGCAGGCCCGCCCCCTCACCTCGTTCCCGGTGTGGGCGGCCCCACCCGGCGTGTGGGTCCACGACGGGGCGTACTCCTCCAGCCCGGTCCCCCCGCTGCTGGCGCCGAGGCTGCACGCGCTGCGGACCCGGGTGTTCGGCGAGGGCCTGGCTGAAGCCGGGGCGCTGATGACGCGGTTGGAGCACCGGTGCATCGGGGGGCACGCCTACAGCCAGATGTCCTTCGCGGGCGCCCCGGAGGATGCTCGCGGCGGCCCGCCCCCCGCGATCGTGATGGGCATCCTCGCGCGCGTGCACCCCGAGCTGCGCCGCCGTGCCCGGGCCGCCCACGCGTTCCTCCGTGACGACGCGGTCACCCGTCACGAACGCGAGCTCGTGGCGTACGACTGGGAGGAGGCAGCGGCCGAGCTGGCCGACCTCGCGAGCCCCAGCCGGCTGGCCGCCGACGCCGCGGCCAGCCTCACGCGGATCGTCGCGCTGCTCGACGAGCTCTTCGAGCTGCACTACCGGTGGGTCCTCCGGGTCAGCACGCAGCGGGTCGGCGCGGCCGGCCGGGCGCTGGAGCGCTCCGGGATGAGCAGGACCCGATCCCAGCGCATCGTCTCCGGCCCGTTGCGGGCCGGCACCGACACCGGGCGCCAGGCCCGCCTGATGCGCGACCTCGCACGGACCATGGCGACCGACCCCGCTGCTGTCGACGCGGTACGGACCGTCGGTGCGGGCCCGGACGTCGACACCCGCGCCGCCGAGGTCCTCGCCCACCTTGCCGACCGTCCGGGCGAGCTCGGCCGGGCGGTCACCCAGCTGCTGCAGGCTGCCCGGGTGCAGTCGATGGGCATCGACGTGGACGCGCGCACCCTGGGGGAACGGCCCGCCGCGCTGGTGGAGGTGCTCGTCGGCCTCCTCGACGGCGGTGACGATCCGCAGGAATCCGAAGCTGACCGGCAGGGTGCGGCCGACAGGCTGCTCGCCGATGCCCCCGCGTGGACCCACGACGGCATCCGTGCCGCGTGGGAACAGCACCACCAACGAGATCGTCAGGGGATGGCCCTCTGTGCGGCCATCGGGGCCATGCGGATGGCGGCCCTGCACGTCGGCGAATCGCTCGTGTCGTCCGGTCAGCTGGAGACGTCCGAGCAGGCGCTGTGCCTGACCACTGAGGAGCTCGTCGCGGCCGTTGTGCCCGCAGGCGGCACCCCAACGATCCCGGAAGCGGTCGCCGAGGCCGCCCGTGAACGGGACGCGACCCTGCGGCGCCTCACCCGGTTGACCCCGCCCGCGGTCATCGGCGCGACGACACCTCCCGAGGGCGGTCCTCCCGACCTGCGGTTCGCCCCGCGTGCGCTGCGGGTGGTCAACGAACGGATCGCCTGGACCGTCGAGGCGATGTTCGGGGGCAGGACCCCACCCGCGGACCGGACGCCCGAAGGCCACGTGCATCACGGCGTGCCGGCCTCGGTCGGCGTCGTCGAGGGCACGGCTCGCATCGTCGCCGATCACCGGGACGTGGTGGTCCTGGAGGACGGCGAGATCCTCGTCTGTCCCTACACCAGACCGGTGTGGACCGCCGTCCTCCAACGGTGCGGTGGCGTGGTCACCACCCACGGCGGACCCCTCTCCCATGCGGCGATCGTCGCCCGCGAGCTGGGCATCCCCGCCGTCTGTGGCGTCGGCGATGCCCTGACCGCGATCCACGATGGCGACCGGCTGCGCGTCGACGGTGAAGCCGGCACCGTCACCGTCCTCGATGGCTGA
- a CDS encoding sensor domain-containing diguanylate cyclase encodes MPAPELPSISTLMNFDEASRIVVDFLKEHVPLGYWAVTRFDGERQLYLEVRDDVYGAGPGGSHPWSGSFCVRMVAGEGPRVAPDVSAVSAYADVPVGDQLDIGAYVGIPITYGDGTLFGTLCGLDPQSQADDFAAHEPLLQLLTNLLSMILASDLDRTEQARLRERAELAADTDVLTGLLNRRGWERALEAEEGRYRRFGDPAVVLLVDLDELKEINDTIGHAAGDVIIQSAALVVSSCMRPYDYVARVGGDEFAVLATDTTVADAQVIIARIREAFDAADLAASIGFAPFSIETGFAGAVAAADRAMYEEKRRRRAGNQGA; translated from the coding sequence GTGCCGGCCCCCGAGCTCCCGAGCATCAGCACGTTGATGAACTTCGACGAGGCGTCGCGCATCGTCGTGGACTTCCTCAAGGAGCACGTGCCGCTGGGCTACTGGGCGGTCACGCGCTTCGACGGGGAACGGCAGCTGTACCTCGAGGTGCGCGACGACGTCTACGGGGCCGGCCCCGGAGGGTCCCATCCATGGAGCGGCTCGTTCTGCGTGCGGATGGTGGCAGGAGAAGGGCCGCGGGTCGCCCCTGACGTGTCGGCCGTGTCGGCCTACGCCGACGTCCCCGTCGGCGACCAGCTCGACATCGGCGCGTACGTCGGCATCCCCATCACCTACGGCGACGGCACGCTGTTCGGGACCCTCTGCGGGCTGGACCCCCAGTCGCAGGCCGACGACTTCGCCGCGCACGAGCCGCTCCTGCAGCTGCTCACCAACCTCCTGTCGATGATCCTCGCCAGCGACCTGGACCGCACCGAGCAGGCGCGCCTCCGCGAACGGGCCGAGCTGGCCGCCGACACCGACGTGCTGACCGGGTTGCTCAACCGCCGTGGGTGGGAGCGGGCGCTGGAGGCAGAGGAGGGGCGCTACCGACGCTTCGGCGACCCGGCGGTGGTCCTGCTGGTCGACCTCGACGAGCTGAAGGAGATCAACGACACGATCGGCCATGCCGCCGGCGACGTCATCATCCAGAGCGCCGCGTTGGTGGTCAGTTCCTGCATGCGTCCGTATGACTACGTTGCCCGGGTCGGCGGCGACGAGTTCGCGGTGCTGGCCACCGACACCACCGTGGCCGACGCCCAGGTCATCATCGCGCGCATCCGCGAGGCGTTCGACGCGGCCGACCTCGCGGCCTCGATCGGGTTCGCCCCGTTCTCGATCGAGACCGGGTTCGCCGGTGCCGTCGCGGCCGCCGATCGGGCGATGTACGAGGAGAAGCGCCGCCGCCGGGCCGGCAACCAGGGCGCCTGA